Within the Acidobacteriota bacterium genome, the region ATCATACCGATGTACTGGGCGCCGGTTCTCAGCGCTTGCTCGAGCACCTCGCGGTCGTGCTGGTGTCCCCGGGTGACGATGACAATGAACGAGCGTTCGTCGATGGACAACCGGTCCATGCAGCCAACAAAACTGTCCAGGACCACGACCTCGTGGGCATCGGGCAGGCGGGCAGAGGCGGCGTAGTCGATCCGGTCGTCCAACACCACCGTCCGAAAACCGGCGCGCCGGCACAGGGGGACCAGCTCGACGCCGATATGTCCGGCTCCGAAAATGTACACCACTTCCGGTGGCAGGACCCACTCGATGTAAAGAGATCCGCTGTCTGAAGTCCGGTATTCGGGCAGTCCAGCCGTGGTCGGCGGCGTGACCCAGTCGGTTGACAGGTCGGCGAAATAGGACTTAGCCACCACAGAATGACCGCCAACGACCAAGTTCCAAATCGTCTGCAGGGACAAACCTTCACCGCATAAAGCAAGGACCAGAACGAAGGGCTGTCGCGAGGCTATGGCAACCGCTGCACCCGCGACCACAGCGTTGACGTGTGGATCATCTGGCCGGAGCCGGTCCACCAGGACTTCGACCCAACCGCCGCACATCATGCCGGCGGTGGCAGCGTCCTCGTTCTTCATCTCGAATTCCATTCGCTCGGGCCGGCCGGTGCGCAGGACACGCCGGGCGCACTTCATGACGCGAAGTTCAAGTTCGCCGCCACCTATGGTTCCCCAGACCCGTCCGTCGCTGTCCAGAGTCATCATGGTGCCCGGCTCCCTGGGTCCGGATCCGTGCCGACGGATGATTAAGGCGAGGGCTACAGTTCGCCCCTGCGTTAGTTCCCGGGAGATGTGTTGAAAAAAATCGACCGCGGACGCACTCATTGTTCATGTCCTCAGGATTGGCCGTCAGCGGCTTCGATGCGTCGGGCTTCCTGGATGATATTCCGGCCCATCTTGCGAAACACCAAGCCGTGGAACGGCAGCACGAGATACCAATAAAGGCGTCCCCACAATCCATTCGGATAATAGTATGCGGTTTGTATGAGTTCGCGGTCGGTCAGGAGGAACTCAAGCCAGGCGCGTCCGGGCAATTTCATCTGGGCCTGGAGGAGGAGACGGCGTTCGGGAACCAAGTGGGCGACGGTCCAGAAGTCGATGCTGTCACCGACGCGCAGCGCTTCCGGATCGCGACGTCCGCGATTCAGGCCGTATCCGCCGGCCAGCTTGTCGATCAGCCCGCGAAGCCGCCAGAGAATGTTGTACGAAAACCAGCCGTGTTCACCGCCAATGGAAGTGACAGCGCGGTAGACAGAGGCTTTGGTTGTTCCGTTCAAGGCGTAACTGCGTCGGTCTTGAAACACCGCCTGCTCCAGAGGGGCGTCAGGATCCTCGCGGATCTCCCCGCTGCTGTCACTCCAGCGGCTGATGACCTGGCGTTGTTCGATCTCGGCAATGGCGGTGCGCACGGACTGTGCAAACGGTTCGGTCTGAATTCCGGGGAAGAGCTGCTGCGCCC harbors:
- a CDS encoding XdhC family protein, with the translated sequence MSASAVDFFQHISRELTQGRTVALALIIRRHGSGPREPGTMMTLDSDGRVWGTIGGGELELRVMKCARRVLRTGRPERMEFEMKNEDAATAGMMCGGWVEVLVDRLRPDDPHVNAVVAGAAVAIASRQPFVLVLALCGEGLSLQTIWNLVVGGHSVVAKSYFADLSTDWVTPPTTAGLPEYRTSDSGSLYIEWVLPPEVVYIFGAGHIGVELVPLCRRAGFRTVVLDDRIDYAASARLPDAHEVVVLDSFVGCMDRLSIDERSFIVIVTRGHQHDREVLEQALRTGAQYIGMIGSVRKKSAIFSSLAASGFTSAELDQVRCPIGLRIGAETPAEIALCIAAELVAVRRGILPSRRQS